In a single window of the Populus alba chromosome 16, ASM523922v2, whole genome shotgun sequence genome:
- the LOC118036632 gene encoding myb family transcription factor PHL7 isoform X5, whose product MDLGATPKGVLRVMGVQGLTIYHVKSHLQKYRLAKYLPDSSSDVDKKETGDVLSNSDGSSGMQITEALKLQMEVQKRLHEQLEVQRQLQLRIEAQGKYLKKIIEEQQRLSGVLEDVPGSGVSAPVSGDNCPESDNKTDPATPAPTSESPLQDKVAKECAPTKSLSIDESFSSQHEPLTPDSRCNTGSPAESPRGERSLKKQMVSMGVAFGKPEMVLTHQILESSLNSYPQPHSAFLTREQFDPSSGLSMGNEDQSEVLGSDL is encoded by the exons ATGGATCTGG GGGCTACACCTAAAGGTGTTCTCAGAGTCATGGGTGTGCAAGGCTTAACAATTTACCATGTTAAAAGCCATTTACAG AAATATCGACTTGCAAAATACCTTCCTGACTCCTCCTCCGATG TGGACAAGAAGGAAACAGGGGATGTTCTTTCCAATTCGGATGGTTCATC TGGAATGCAAATTACAGAAGCACTCAAGCTGCAGATGGAGGTGCAAAAGCGTCTACATGAGCAATTGGAG GTGCAGAGACAGCTACAATTACGCATAGAAGCCCAAGGGAAGTATTTGAAGAAGATAATTGAAGAACAACAACGATTGAGTGGAGTTCTTGAAGATGTGCCTGGTTCAGGGGTCTCTGCCCCAGTTTCAGGTGACAACTGCCCAGAATCTGACAACAAAACAGACCCAGCAACCCCTGCCCCAACTTCTGAATCACCCCTCCAAGACAAGGTTGCCAAGGAATGTGCCCCAACAAAGAGCCTTTCGATTGATGAATCATTCTCCTCTCAGCACGAGCCATTAACACCAGATTCACGTTGCAATACTGGTTCCCCAGCAGAGAGCCCTAGAGGTGAGAGGTCGCTGAAGAAGCAAATGGTAAGCATGGGTGTAGCATTTGGCAAACCAGAGATGGTTCTTACACACCAGATACTGGAGTCGAGCTTAAATTCCTATCCACAACCGCACTCTGCCTTCTTGACCAGAGAGCAATTCGATCCTTCATCCGGGTTATCAATGGGAAACGAAGATCAATCGGAGGTCTTAGGCAGCGACCTTTAG
- the LOC118036636 gene encoding aspartyl protease family protein At5g10770, with the protein MESISCKSLEAMTGLLWIMVCYLSLASSSSQAKPQAYVQSINQSSIHLNIYHVHGHGSSLTPNSSSLLSDVLLHDEEHVKALSDRLANKGLGSGSAKPPKSGHLLEPNSASIPLNPGLSIGSGNYYVKLGLGSPPKYYAMILDTGSSLSWLQCQPCLVYCHAQADPLYDPSVSKTYKKLSCASVECSRLKAATLNNPLCETGSNACLYTASYGDSSFSIGYLSQDLLTLTSSQTLPQFTYGCGQDNQGLFGRAAGIIGLARDKLSMLAQLSTRYGHAFSYCLPTANSATSGGGFLSIGSISPTSYKFTPMLTDSKNPSLYFLRLTAITVSGRPLGLAAAMYRVPTLIDSGTVITRLPVSMYAALRQAFVKIMSTKYAKAPAYSILDTCFKGSLKSLSAVPEIKMIFQGGADLTLRAPSILIEADKGITCLAFAGTSGTNQIAIIGNRQQQTYNIAYDVSTSRIGFAPGSCH; encoded by the exons ATGGAGAGCATAAGCTGCAAAAGCTTAGAAGCAATGACGGGGCTGCTCTGGATTATGGTTTGCTATCTGTCCCTAGCATCTTCATCTTCGCAAGCAAAACCTCAAG CGTATGTGCAATCCATCAACCAGTCCAGCATACATCTGAACATATATCACGTGCATGGACATGGCTCCTCACTCACCCCGAACTCCTCCTCACTTCTTTCTGATGTACTCTTGCATGACGAAGAACATGTCAAGGCTCTGAGTGACAGACTAGCAAATAAAGGTCTCGGTAGTGGGTCTGCCAAGCCGCCAAAATCTGGACACCTCCTAGAACCAAATTCAGCTAGCATCCCATTGAATCCAGGTTTGTCCATTGGCTCTGGTAATTACTATGTAAAGTTAGGTCTTGGCTCCCCGCCCAAGTACTATGCCATGATTCTCGACACCGGTAGTTCACTGTCCTGGCTCCAGTGCCAGCCCTGTCTAGTGTACTGTCATGCCCAAGCAGATCCCCTGTACGATCCCTCCGTATCTAAGACCTACAAAAAACTTTCATGTGCCTCTGTCGAGTGCTCCAGGCTCAAAGCTGCCACTTTGAATAACCCACTTTGCGAGACAGGTTCTAATGCATGCTTGTACACGGCCAGCTATGGGGATAGCTCTTTCTCAATCGGCTATTTGAGTCAAGATCTTTTAACCCTAACATCATCTCAGACTTTACCCCAATTCACATATGGATGTGGGCAGGACAATCAAGGGTTGTTTGGAAGGGCAGCTGGTATCATAGGGCTAGCCCGTGACAAGCTTTCAATGTTGGCGCAGTTGTCCACCAGGTATGGACATGCCTTCTCCTACTGCCTCCCCACGGCCAATTCTGCAACTTCTGGAGGAGGCTTCTTGTCCATCGGAAGCATTTCTCCAACATCCTACAAGTTCACCCCTATGCTCACAGATTCAAAGAATCCCAGCTTATACTTTCTGAGACTGACAGCTATAACTGTGTCCGGTAGGCCATTGGGTTTGGCTGCTGCCATGTACAGGGTCCCGACCCTTATAGACTCCGGAACTGTTATAACACGACTGCCAGTGTCCATGTATGCAGCACTGAGGCAGGCCTTTGTAAAGATCATGTCCACCAAGTATGCGAAAGCCCCAGCATATTCCATCTTGGACACTTGTTTCAAAGGGAGCCTCAAGAGCTTATCAGCTGTGCCCgagattaaaatgatttttcaaggaGGCGCAGACCTCACGCTCAGGGCCCCAAGCATTCTAATAGAAGCTGATAAAGGTATTACATGCTTGGCCTTTGCAGGTACCTCTGGAACCAACCAAATTGCCATTATCGGAAACCGTCAACAGCAAACATATAATATTGCTTATGACGTCTCAACTTCGAGGATTGGTTTTGCTCCTGGTAGCTGTCATTGA
- the LOC118036632 gene encoding myb family transcription factor PHL7 isoform X4: MDLGATPKGVLRVMGVQGLTIYHVKSHLQKYRLAKYLPDSSSDGKKVDKKETGDVLSNSDGSSGMQITEALKLQMEVQKRLHEQLEVQRQLQLRIEAQGKYLKKIIEEQQRLSGVLEDVPGSGVSAPVSGDNCPESDNKTDPATPAPTSESPLQDKVAKECAPTKSLSIDESFSSQHEPLTPDSRCNTGSPAESPRGERSLKKQMVSMGVAFGKPEMVLTHQILESSLNSYPQPHSAFLTREQFDPSSGLSMGNEDQSEVLGSDL; encoded by the exons ATGGATCTGG GGGCTACACCTAAAGGTGTTCTCAGAGTCATGGGTGTGCAAGGCTTAACAATTTACCATGTTAAAAGCCATTTACAG AAATATCGACTTGCAAAATACCTTCCTGACTCCTCCTCCGATG GGAAAAAAGTGGACAAGAAGGAAACAGGGGATGTTCTTTCCAATTCGGATGGTTCATC TGGAATGCAAATTACAGAAGCACTCAAGCTGCAGATGGAGGTGCAAAAGCGTCTACATGAGCAATTGGAG GTGCAGAGACAGCTACAATTACGCATAGAAGCCCAAGGGAAGTATTTGAAGAAGATAATTGAAGAACAACAACGATTGAGTGGAGTTCTTGAAGATGTGCCTGGTTCAGGGGTCTCTGCCCCAGTTTCAGGTGACAACTGCCCAGAATCTGACAACAAAACAGACCCAGCAACCCCTGCCCCAACTTCTGAATCACCCCTCCAAGACAAGGTTGCCAAGGAATGTGCCCCAACAAAGAGCCTTTCGATTGATGAATCATTCTCCTCTCAGCACGAGCCATTAACACCAGATTCACGTTGCAATACTGGTTCCCCAGCAGAGAGCCCTAGAGGTGAGAGGTCGCTGAAGAAGCAAATGGTAAGCATGGGTGTAGCATTTGGCAAACCAGAGATGGTTCTTACACACCAGATACTGGAGTCGAGCTTAAATTCCTATCCACAACCGCACTCTGCCTTCTTGACCAGAGAGCAATTCGATCCTTCATCCGGGTTATCAATGGGAAACGAAGATCAATCGGAGGTCTTAGGCAGCGACCTTTAG
- the LOC118036639 gene encoding protein ENDOSPERM DEFECTIVE 1, which yields MDEESITTMQEKTAIVPNPPNPPPRRPRVREVSSRFMSPIASSSSLSPLPSNKQRSNSVQRQRRNQEADADCSPQRKHHHQRAVIKLFKENEPRSQSHRPDTPTISIINTSSSSKLRLMQQRSTSNINISSAAAKLLQSTGISNSTDSSSSSSSDHDSINPNTKNNNNDVRSSLPDLLRDTDARFLAERNLNRLTNSNNPCASPCSRSLNLQRSISSCDPSLFHSLKSTKLPPVAPCSKIPNDAFRKIRKVSSHQEDVQSLKLLHNHYLQWRYVNTKAQASAQAQRRETEKNLYSLGVKITELNDSVKRKRAELGLLQRLKILWTIVEAQMPYLDEWAAFEMDYSVSLSEAIQALLNASLQVPISGNVRVDIREVGEALNSATKLMDTVALNIESLMPKAEETEHLISELARVTGGERALIEECGDLLSMTYNSQVEECSLRGQLIQFYRSRHNQHQEEQQ from the exons ATGGATGAAGAATCGATTACGACGATGCAAGAGAAGACAGCCATAGTCCCCAATCCCCCCAATCCTCCTCCTCGGAGGCCCAGGGTGAGGGAGGTCAGTTCCAGGTTCATGTCTCCAATTgcttcctcctcctccctctCACCTCTTCCTTCCAATAAGCAGCGCTCCAACTCCGTGCAGAGGCAGCGCCGCAACCAGGAAGCGGACGCTGACTGCAGCCCGCAGcggaaacatcatcatcagcGTGCTGTAATCAAGCTTTTTAAGGAGAACGAACCAAGATCCCAAAGTCACAGACCCGATACCCCCACAATCAGCATCATCAACACGTCCTCTTCTTCTAAATTACGATTGATGCAGCAACGCTCCACCTCCAACATCAACATCTCATCGGCTGCTGCAAAGCTGTTACAATCCACTGGGATCTCCAATTCCACCgattcttcttcctcttcttcatcGGATCATGACAGCATTAATCCTAATACTAAGAATAACAACAATGATGTCAGAAGCTCTCTTCCTGATCTCCTCCGTGATACTGATGCTAGATTTCTAGCTGAGAGAAATCTCAACCGGCTTACTAATAGTAATAACCCTTGTGCTTCCCCATGCTCCCGTTCTCTCAATTTGCAGCGATCTATAAGTAGCTGCGACCCCTCCTTGTTCCATTCACTCAAATCTACAAAACTGCCTCCAGTGGCTCCTTGCTCCAAGATCCCAAATGATGCTTTTAGAAAGATAAGGAAAGTTTCTAGTCACCAAGAAGATGTGCAATCTCTCAAGCTGCTTCACAACCACTACCTGCAGTGGAGATATGTCAACACAAAAGCACAGGCCTCTGCTCAAGCTCAGAGAAGAGAAACTGAG AAAAACCTGTATTCCCTTGGTGTCAAGATAACAGAATTAAACGACTCAGTGAAAAGAAAACGTGCAGAGCTTGGCCTTCTGCAGAGATTGAAAATTCTATGGACCATCGTTGAAGCTCAA ATGCCGTATCTGGATGAATGGGCTGCTTTTGAAATGGATTATTCGGTATCCCTGTCAGAAGCAATTCAAGCTTTGTTGAATGCCTCACTTCAAGTTCCTATCAGTGGAAATGTTAGA GTTGATATTAGAGAGGTAGGGGAGGCACTGAACTCTGCAACAAAATTAATGGACACAGTAGCTCTTAACATTGAAAGCCTTATGCCAAAG GCTGAAGAAACAGAACATTTGATCTCAGAACTAGCCAGGGTGACTGGAGGAGAAAGAGCTCTTATTGAAGAATGTGGGGATCTGTTGTCAATGACATATAATTCACAG GTAGAGGAATGCAGCTTACGAGGGCAGCTAATTCAGTTCTATCGGAGCCGTCACAATCAACACCAGGAAGAGCAGCAATAA
- the LOC118036631 gene encoding uncharacterized protein, whose amino-acid sequence MIDQFINFVIRPPRADYNPDQYLWENDFTLAGRAYKRQDLELTNARGHTLRCSHYLPSPLPADTHLPCVIYCHGNSGCRADANEAAVILLPSNITVFALDFSGSGLSDGDYVSLGWHERDDLKVVVSYLRSNKQISRIGLWGRSMGAVTSLLYGAEDPSIAGMVLDSAFANLFDLMMELVDVYKIRLPKFTVKMAVQYMRRVIQKKAKFDIMDLNCLKAAPKTFIPALFGHASEDKFIQPHHADLIFNSYAGDKNIIKFDGDHNSSRPQFYYDSVSIFFFNILHPPQTSASSNKLERYYDLGDLKVSAGMDESLLYEIITGLRSACTDVASSSSVPPSIPTKKPVSELLYEIAPFANIVDSVANENAGPCSDEPSNLQGKSNGQSEDCCSYTSSNRESWGRCSSLGGSDEEYPSECRAVDNSHEMTLKAFATPLRSIQQKSPDPAKEEEEEEEEEKKKKKKKALTVPKKLKGEKFEKLEAFSKRLRHCILRRGNHQRHCSS is encoded by the exons ATGATTGATCAGTTCATCAATTTTGTAATTCGCCCTCCCAG GGCGGATTACAACCCAGATCAGTATTTATGGGAGAACGATTTCACTCTTGCTGGTAGAGCATACAAGAGACAAGACTTGGAG CTTACCAATGCAAGGGGTCATACCTTGCGATGCAGTCATTACTTGCCTTCGCCTTTACCTGCAGATACTCACCTTCCTTGCGTTATATACTGTCATGGAAACAG TGGATGTAGAGCAGATGCAAATGAGGCTGCTGTAATTCTTCTTCCATCAAATATCACTGTTTTTGCTCTTGATTTTTCGGGTTCTGGCTTATCTGATGGTGATTATGTGAGCCTTGGTTGGCATGAG AGAGATGACCTCAAAGTAGTGGTCTCGTATCTAAGAAGCAACAAACAAATATCACGTATAGGCCTCTGGGGACGATCCATGGGTGCAGTCACTAG CCTTCTTTATGGAGCAGAAGATCCATCTATAGCTGGGATGGTTCTGGATAGTGCCtttgcaaatttatttgatCTAATGATGGAACTTGTTGATGTGTACAAAATCAGGCTTCCAAAATTTACA GTTAAGATGGCTGTACAGTACATGCGACGAGTGATTCAGAAGAAGGCAAAATTTGATATTATGGATCTTAACTGCCTAAAG GCAGCACCCAAAACATTCATTCCTGCTCTATTTGGGCATGCTAGCGAGGACAAATTCATTCAACCCCACCATGCTGACCTCATCTTTAACTCCTATGCA GGggataaaaacattataaaatttgatgGGGACCACAACTCTTCTCGACCACAGTTTTATTATGATTCagtttccattttcttcttcaacaTCCTTCACCCTCCTCAAACTTCAGCTTCTTCAAATAAGCTTGAGAGATATTACGATTTGGGTGATTTGAAAGTCAGTGCTGGCATGGATGAG agCCTCTTATATGAGATAATCACAGGCCTACGTTCAGCCTGTACCGATGTTGCAAGTTCTTCTTCTGTTCCTCCTAGCATTCCAACCAAGAAACCTGTGAGCGAACTTCTCTATGAAATTGCACCGTTTGCTAATATAGTG GATTCTGTGGCTAACGAAAATGCTGGGCCTTGCAGCGATGAGCCATCAAATTTGCAG GGAAAGTCAAATGGCCAGAGTGAGGACTGTTGCTCATATACAAGCTCTAATAGAGAGAGTTGGGGAAGATGCTCATCCCTGGGAGGCAGTGATGAAGAATATCCTTCTGAATGCAGAGCTGTGGACAATAGCCATGAG atGACTCTAAAGGCATTTGCAACACCTCTAAGAAGCATACAACAAAAATCTCCAGACCCagcaaaggaggaggaggaggaggaggaggaggagaagaagaagaagaagaagaaagctctCACAGTGCCGAAGAAGCTCAAGGGTGAGAAGTTTGAAAAGCTTGAGGCTTTCAGCAAGCGTCTACGACATTGCATTCTAAGGAGGGGAAACCACCAAAGGCATTGTTCTTCATGA
- the LOC118036632 gene encoding myb family transcription factor PHL7 isoform X2: protein MYQLESVPSSSFPHKNSLVNDQHLDCEAMTMDPISGGNSLNNNPNLASKQRLRWTHELHERFVDAVAQLGGPDRATPKGVLRVMGVQGLTIYHVKSHLQKYRLAKYLPDSSSDVDKKETGDVLSNSDGSSGMQITEALKLQMEVQKRLHEQLEVQRQLQLRIEAQGKYLKKIIEEQQRLSGVLEDVPGSGVSAPVSGDNCPESDNKTDPATPAPTSESPLQDKVAKECAPTKSLSIDESFSSQHEPLTPDSRCNTGSPAESPRGERSLKKQMVSMGVAFGKPEMVLTHQILESSLNSYPQPHSAFLTREQFDPSSGLSMGNEDQSEVLGSDL, encoded by the exons ATGTATCAGCTGGAGAGTGTTCCTAGTTCAAGTTTCCCACATAAAAACTCATTAGTTAATGATCAACATTTAGATTGTGAAGCTATGACAATGGATCCCATCAGTGGAGGGAACAGTCTCAACAACAATCCTAATCTTGCCTCAAAGCAACGATTGCGTTGGACTCATGAGCTTCACGAACGCTTTGTTGATGCTGTGGCTCAGCTTGGTGGGCCAGATC GGGCTACACCTAAAGGTGTTCTCAGAGTCATGGGTGTGCAAGGCTTAACAATTTACCATGTTAAAAGCCATTTACAG AAATATCGACTTGCAAAATACCTTCCTGACTCCTCCTCCGATG TGGACAAGAAGGAAACAGGGGATGTTCTTTCCAATTCGGATGGTTCATC TGGAATGCAAATTACAGAAGCACTCAAGCTGCAGATGGAGGTGCAAAAGCGTCTACATGAGCAATTGGAG GTGCAGAGACAGCTACAATTACGCATAGAAGCCCAAGGGAAGTATTTGAAGAAGATAATTGAAGAACAACAACGATTGAGTGGAGTTCTTGAAGATGTGCCTGGTTCAGGGGTCTCTGCCCCAGTTTCAGGTGACAACTGCCCAGAATCTGACAACAAAACAGACCCAGCAACCCCTGCCCCAACTTCTGAATCACCCCTCCAAGACAAGGTTGCCAAGGAATGTGCCCCAACAAAGAGCCTTTCGATTGATGAATCATTCTCCTCTCAGCACGAGCCATTAACACCAGATTCACGTTGCAATACTGGTTCCCCAGCAGAGAGCCCTAGAGGTGAGAGGTCGCTGAAGAAGCAAATGGTAAGCATGGGTGTAGCATTTGGCAAACCAGAGATGGTTCTTACACACCAGATACTGGAGTCGAGCTTAAATTCCTATCCACAACCGCACTCTGCCTTCTTGACCAGAGAGCAATTCGATCCTTCATCCGGGTTATCAATGGGAAACGAAGATCAATCGGAGGTCTTAGGCAGCGACCTTTAG
- the LOC118036632 gene encoding myb family transcription factor PHL7 isoform X3 gives MDLDCEAMTMDPISGGNSLNNNPNLASKQRLRWTHELHERFVDAVAQLGGPDRATPKGVLRVMGVQGLTIYHVKSHLQKYRLAKYLPDSSSDGKKVDKKETGDVLSNSDGSSGMQITEALKLQMEVQKRLHEQLEVQRQLQLRIEAQGKYLKKIIEEQQRLSGVLEDVPGSGVSAPVSGDNCPESDNKTDPATPAPTSESPLQDKVAKECAPTKSLSIDESFSSQHEPLTPDSRCNTGSPAESPRGERSLKKQMVSMGVAFGKPEMVLTHQILESSLNSYPQPHSAFLTREQFDPSSGLSMGNEDQSEVLGSDL, from the exons ATGGATCTGG ATTGTGAAGCTATGACAATGGATCCCATCAGTGGAGGGAACAGTCTCAACAACAATCCTAATCTTGCCTCAAAGCAACGATTGCGTTGGACTCATGAGCTTCACGAACGCTTTGTTGATGCTGTGGCTCAGCTTGGTGGGCCAGATC GGGCTACACCTAAAGGTGTTCTCAGAGTCATGGGTGTGCAAGGCTTAACAATTTACCATGTTAAAAGCCATTTACAG AAATATCGACTTGCAAAATACCTTCCTGACTCCTCCTCCGATG GGAAAAAAGTGGACAAGAAGGAAACAGGGGATGTTCTTTCCAATTCGGATGGTTCATC TGGAATGCAAATTACAGAAGCACTCAAGCTGCAGATGGAGGTGCAAAAGCGTCTACATGAGCAATTGGAG GTGCAGAGACAGCTACAATTACGCATAGAAGCCCAAGGGAAGTATTTGAAGAAGATAATTGAAGAACAACAACGATTGAGTGGAGTTCTTGAAGATGTGCCTGGTTCAGGGGTCTCTGCCCCAGTTTCAGGTGACAACTGCCCAGAATCTGACAACAAAACAGACCCAGCAACCCCTGCCCCAACTTCTGAATCACCCCTCCAAGACAAGGTTGCCAAGGAATGTGCCCCAACAAAGAGCCTTTCGATTGATGAATCATTCTCCTCTCAGCACGAGCCATTAACACCAGATTCACGTTGCAATACTGGTTCCCCAGCAGAGAGCCCTAGAGGTGAGAGGTCGCTGAAGAAGCAAATGGTAAGCATGGGTGTAGCATTTGGCAAACCAGAGATGGTTCTTACACACCAGATACTGGAGTCGAGCTTAAATTCCTATCCACAACCGCACTCTGCCTTCTTGACCAGAGAGCAATTCGATCCTTCATCCGGGTTATCAATGGGAAACGAAGATCAATCGGAGGTCTTAGGCAGCGACCTTTAG
- the LOC118036640 gene encoding ras-related protein Rab11C: MGHRVDHEYDYLFKIVLIGDSGVGKSNILSRFTRNEFCLESKSTIGVEFATRTLQVDGKTVKAQIWDTAGQERYRAITSAYYRGAVGALLVYDITKRQTFDNVQRWLRELRDHADSNIVIMMAGNKSDLKHLRAVQEEDGHALAEKEGLSFLETSALEATNIEKAFQTILTEIYHIISKKALAAQEAAANSTVPGQGTTINVADASGNTSKGCCSS, encoded by the exons atgggtCATAGAGTGGATCATGAGTATGATTATCTGTTTAAGATCGTGCTGATCGGGGACTCTGGTGTTGGCAAATCCAATATTCTTTCCAGGTTTACCAGAAATGAATTCTGCTTGGAATCCAAATCCACCATCGGTGTTGAGTTTGCCACCAGAACTCTCCAA GTGGATGGGAAGACAGTAAAGGCACAGATTTGGGATACAGCTGGTCAGGAGCGGTATCGAGCCATCACTAGTGCTTATTATAGAGGAGCTGTTGGTGCTCTTCTTGTTTATGACATAACCAAGAGGCAAACTTTCGACAATGTCCAGAGGTGGCTTCGTGAATTAAGAGACCATGCAGACTCTAACATTGTCATCATGATGGCGGGAAACAAGTCTGACTTGAAACATCTCAGGGCTGTTCAAGAGGAGGATGGTCATGCCCTGGCTGAGAAGGAAGGTCTCTCATTTCTTGAGACATCAGCGCTAGAAGCCACCAATATTGAGAAGGCGTTCCAAACCATTTTGACAGAGATCTACCACATCATTAGCAAGAAAGCACTGGCAGCCCAGGAAGCAGCTGCCAATTCCACAGTTCCTGGTCAAGGAACCACTATCAATGTTGCTGATGCCTCGGGGAACACAAGCAAAGGTTGCTGTTCCTCTTAA
- the LOC118036635 gene encoding uncharacterized protein At3g52155, chloroplastic, with amino-acid sequence MNANTTLTLTSITHSIKIPLMLMIKYCPGPCPPPPSLISIRSSRLRSRISSLPPSLVIEETSTTMSDTNTDTDIETDSQSVSRRLILLRHAKSSWDDRSLRDHDRPLSKSGELDAAEVSQKLLQLDWIPQLILSSDALRTKETLRIMQQQVPDFLDAEVHFISSFYSVAAMDGQTADHLQQAICNYSRDGILTVMCMGHNRGWEEAASMFSGASIELKTCNAALLEATGKSWEEAFASAGLGGWKLQGIVKPSDSPKF; translated from the exons ATGAATGCGAATACAACACTCACTCTAACCAGCATTACTCATAGTATCAAAATTCCGTTGATGTTGATGATAAAGTATTGCCCTGGCCCTTGCCCACCACCACCGTCTCTCATTTCAATCAGGTCTAGCCGCCTCCGCAGCCGAATAAGCTCCTTGCCACCCAGCTTGGTCATAGAGGAGACATCCACCACCATGTCTGATACTAATACTGATACTGATATTGAGACTGATTCACAATCAGTTTCCCGTCGCCTTATTTTGCTTCGCCATGCTAAGAGCTCCTGGGATGACCGCTCACTTCGag ATCATGACCGGCCACTAAGTAAAAGTGGAGAGCTTGACGCTGCAGAAGTCTCTCAAAAGCTTCTGCAATTGGATTGGATACCTCAGCTTATTTTGTCTAG TGATGCATTGCGAACCAAGGAAACACTTAGAATAATGCAGCAACAAGTACCGGACTTTCTGGATGCAGAGGTTCATTTCATTTCAAGTTTCTATTCTGTTGCAGCTATGGATGGTCAGACTGCTGACCATCTTCAGCAAGCTATCTGCAATTACTCAAGGGATGGCATTCTTACTGTAAT GTGTATGGGGCATAATAGGGGGTGGGAGGAGGCTGCCTCAATGTTCTCTGGTGCCTCCATAGAGCTAAAGACATGCAATGCTGCTTTGCTTGAAGCTACTGGGAAATCCTGGGAAGAG GCATTTGCTTCAGCAGGACTTGGCGGGTGGAAACTTCAGGGCATTGTGAAACCGAGTGATAGCCCAAAATTTTGA
- the LOC118036632 gene encoding myb family transcription factor PHL7 isoform X1: protein MYQLESVPSSSFPHKNSLVNDQHLDCEAMTMDPISGGNSLNNNPNLASKQRLRWTHELHERFVDAVAQLGGPDRATPKGVLRVMGVQGLTIYHVKSHLQKYRLAKYLPDSSSDGKKVDKKETGDVLSNSDGSSGMQITEALKLQMEVQKRLHEQLEVQRQLQLRIEAQGKYLKKIIEEQQRLSGVLEDVPGSGVSAPVSGDNCPESDNKTDPATPAPTSESPLQDKVAKECAPTKSLSIDESFSSQHEPLTPDSRCNTGSPAESPRGERSLKKQMVSMGVAFGKPEMVLTHQILESSLNSYPQPHSAFLTREQFDPSSGLSMGNEDQSEVLGSDL, encoded by the exons ATGTATCAGCTGGAGAGTGTTCCTAGTTCAAGTTTCCCACATAAAAACTCATTAGTTAATGATCAACATTTAGATTGTGAAGCTATGACAATGGATCCCATCAGTGGAGGGAACAGTCTCAACAACAATCCTAATCTTGCCTCAAAGCAACGATTGCGTTGGACTCATGAGCTTCACGAACGCTTTGTTGATGCTGTGGCTCAGCTTGGTGGGCCAGATC GGGCTACACCTAAAGGTGTTCTCAGAGTCATGGGTGTGCAAGGCTTAACAATTTACCATGTTAAAAGCCATTTACAG AAATATCGACTTGCAAAATACCTTCCTGACTCCTCCTCCGATG GGAAAAAAGTGGACAAGAAGGAAACAGGGGATGTTCTTTCCAATTCGGATGGTTCATC TGGAATGCAAATTACAGAAGCACTCAAGCTGCAGATGGAGGTGCAAAAGCGTCTACATGAGCAATTGGAG GTGCAGAGACAGCTACAATTACGCATAGAAGCCCAAGGGAAGTATTTGAAGAAGATAATTGAAGAACAACAACGATTGAGTGGAGTTCTTGAAGATGTGCCTGGTTCAGGGGTCTCTGCCCCAGTTTCAGGTGACAACTGCCCAGAATCTGACAACAAAACAGACCCAGCAACCCCTGCCCCAACTTCTGAATCACCCCTCCAAGACAAGGTTGCCAAGGAATGTGCCCCAACAAAGAGCCTTTCGATTGATGAATCATTCTCCTCTCAGCACGAGCCATTAACACCAGATTCACGTTGCAATACTGGTTCCCCAGCAGAGAGCCCTAGAGGTGAGAGGTCGCTGAAGAAGCAAATGGTAAGCATGGGTGTAGCATTTGGCAAACCAGAGATGGTTCTTACACACCAGATACTGGAGTCGAGCTTAAATTCCTATCCACAACCGCACTCTGCCTTCTTGACCAGAGAGCAATTCGATCCTTCATCCGGGTTATCAATGGGAAACGAAGATCAATCGGAGGTCTTAGGCAGCGACCTTTAG